A genomic region of Anaerobranca californiensis DSM 14826 contains the following coding sequences:
- a CDS encoding DUF2179 domain-containing protein, which produces MLFLELAFIFFSRVIDVSMATMRMLLIVKGKRLQVALIGFFEVIIYIVALGRVVNSLDKPVNLLVYALGFAAGNYVGIYLEEKLALGYIAVQVIPSEHDFEIIEKLRANGYGVTVVEGMGKAGLKHILTVYAPRKELTKILNLVGELDVKAFTAIMDAKKTLGGYYRQRNKGK; this is translated from the coding sequence ATGTTATTTTTAGAATTGGCTTTTATCTTTTTTTCTAGGGTTATAGATGTATCTATGGCCACAATGAGGATGTTGTTAATTGTAAAAGGAAAAAGACTCCAAGTAGCATTGATAGGTTTTTTTGAAGTAATTATTTATATTGTAGCATTAGGTAGGGTAGTCAATAGTTTAGATAAACCTGTGAATTTGTTAGTTTATGCATTGGGTTTTGCCGCCGGTAATTATGTAGGTATATATTTAGAGGAAAAATTAGCTTTAGGTTATATCGCAGTACAAGTAATACCCAGTGAACATGATTTTGAAATAATTGAGAAATTGCGGGCTAATGGTTATGGTGTCACAGTTGTGGAAGGGATGGGTAAAGCTGGGCTAAAACATATTTTAACGGTATATGCTCCCCGTAAAGAATTGACAAAGATTTTAAACTTAGTAGGGGAGTTGGATGTTAAAGCTTTTACCGCTATTATGGATGCTAAAAAAACTTTAGGTGGGTATTATAGACAAAGAAATAAAGGGAAATAG
- the murI gene encoding glutamate racemase, with protein sequence MDNKIYSIGLIDSGVGGLTVFKELEKLLPEERMVYFGDTARMPYGPRKPEEVKEFVLQIIDFLQTQDIKMVITACNTATAVGLEYYKNKLEIPVIGVIEPGAKMAVSLTKNKKVGVIGTEGTVKSGAYEKAIKGLDKSIEVYSQPCPLFVLLVENNLIHTKEAKRVAESYLQPLKEEGVDTLILGCTHYPIMADLIGEVMGPEVTLVNSAEATAQLAKEILEGEEMLVKRDKMPSHRFFVSGRTTGFNEVASKWLNKEIKAYRVLLD encoded by the coding sequence TTGGATAATAAAATATATTCAATAGGTCTAATAGATTCGGGGGTTGGAGGACTTACGGTATTTAAAGAATTAGAAAAATTATTACCAGAAGAGAGGATGGTTTATTTTGGAGATACTGCCCGAATGCCTTATGGTCCACGGAAGCCAGAAGAAGTAAAGGAATTTGTTTTACAGATCATTGATTTTTTACAGACTCAAGATATAAAAATGGTGATAACTGCTTGTAATACTGCCACTGCTGTGGGATTGGAGTATTACAAAAATAAGCTAGAAATACCAGTAATTGGTGTTATAGAACCAGGAGCCAAAATGGCTGTTTCCTTGACAAAAAATAAAAAAGTGGGGGTGATTGGTACTGAAGGTACCGTAAAAAGCGGAGCATATGAAAAGGCAATAAAAGGATTAGATAAAAGTATTGAGGTTTACAGTCAGCCTTGCCCTTTATTTGTTCTTTTAGTGGAGAATAATCTCATCCATACTAAAGAAGCTAAAAGGGTAGCGGAAAGTTATCTTCAGCCATTAAAAGAAGAAGGAGTTGATACACTAATTTTAGGTTGTACCCATTATCCAATTATGGCAGATTTAATAGGTGAAGTTATGGGTCCTGAAGTAACCTTAGTAAACTCAGCTGAAGCTACTGCGCAATTAGCAAAGGAAATCCTTGAAGGAGAGGAAATGTTGGTAAAAAGGGATAAAATGCCAAGTCACAGATTTTTTGTCAGTGGAAGGACAACTGGTTTTAATGAAGTTGCTTCAAAGTGGTTAAATAAAGAGATAAAAGCTTATAGAGTTCTTTTAGATTAA
- the glmS gene encoding methylaspartate mutase subunit S — protein sequence MGNKTIVTGVIGADVHAVGNRIIEYAFTQAGFNVVNIGVLASQEEFIQAAIETGAVAILVSSLYGHGEIDCRGLREKCQEAGIGDIILYAGGNLVVGKQEWEPVKEKFLKMGFNRVYPPGTSPEEAIADLKRDLNIED from the coding sequence ATGGGCAATAAAACTATTGTCACAGGAGTTATTGGGGCAGATGTTCATGCCGTTGGTAACAGAATAATTGAGTATGCATTCACTCAAGCTGGTTTTAATGTGGTAAATATTGGAGTTTTAGCATCACAAGAGGAATTTATTCAAGCAGCTATAGAAACAGGTGCCGTTGCCATATTAGTATCTTCATTATATGGTCATGGAGAAATCGATTGTCGTGGTCTTAGGGAAAAATGTCAAGAGGCAGGTATAGGGGATATTATCCTCTATGCTGGTGGAAACTTAGTAGTCGGTAAACAAGAATGGGAACCTGTCAAAGAAAAATTCTTGAAAATGGGCTTTAATAGAGTTTATCCACCAGGAACTTCTCCTGAAGAGGCTATTGCAGATCTAAAGCGGGATTTAAACATTGAAGATTAG